One Brassica napus cultivar Da-Ae chromosome C2, Da-Ae, whole genome shotgun sequence DNA window includes the following coding sequences:
- the LOC106385918 gene encoding uncharacterized protein LOC106385918, with product MIRHHLQENLKTQYMTMENPYDLWIALQRRYDHQKTVLLPKAQYDWKHIRFLDYKSVDEYNSVLFRIVSLLRLCGEKVTEEEMLKKTLSTFPQTNMVLQQQYRERNFATYTELIECLLLAEANNELLLKNSEMRPPGTTPLPDISKLAIEPKKESNLVQHNDHPGPNRGRSQGRGRGSFKAHGRGRGRGTTPGFRRGRGRGRSVSFKPQIKADRCNICGMGNHWAKNCRTPKHLCELYMESLKRNPEANMVRDPGYDDDDDDDDLEDVQDHQHESDKVDHMEFETSDILK from the coding sequence ATGATACGCCACCATCTCCAAGAGAACTTGAAAACTCAGTACATGACCATGGAAAATCCATATGACCTTTGGATCGCTTTACAGCGAAGATATgaccaccagaaaacggtgttgcttccaaaggctcaATATGATTGGAAACACATAAGGTTCTTGGACTACAAATCAGTAGACGAGTACAACTCAGTCCTGTTCAGAATTGTGTCCTTGTTAAGGTTATGTGGTGAAAAAGTAACCGAGGAAGAGATGCTTAAAAAAACTCTCTCCACGTTTCCTCAAACCAACATGGTATTGCAACAGCAGTACAGAGAGAGGAATTTCGCCACATATACTGAGTTGATAGAATGTCTCTTGTTGGCTGAAGCTAACAATGAACTGTTATTgaaaaacagtgagatgagacctcctGGTACAACTCCATTACCCGACATCTCTAAGCTGGCTATAGAGCCAAAGAAAGAGAGTAACCTTGTCCAACACAATGACCATCCCGGTCCAAACCGTGGAAGAAGTCAAGGACGAGGTCGTGGTTCTTTTAAAGCACACGGGCGAGGACGTGGTCGCGGTACCACACCTGGCTTTAGACGTGGTCGTGGCCGAGGCCGTAGTGTGTCTTTTAAACCACAGATCAAAGCTGATCGATGCAACATATGTGGTATGGGTAATCATTGGGCAAAGAATTGCCGAACTCCTAAGCATTTGTGTGAGCTTTACATGGAGAGCTTAAAAAGAAACCCGGAAGCTAACATGGTTCGAGACCCGggatatgatgatgatgatgatgatgatgacttggAAGACGTCCAGGATCACCAGCACGAGTCAGACAAAGTTGATCACATGGAGTTTGAAACTTCAGACATACTGAAATAA
- the LOC111202699 gene encoding protein MIZU-KUSSEI 1-like: MKSILSSTSLDSSFSLSKRYFNWKKKKVQEEDEEEEEEDDHNNEEKILTRFNFSSDPTQPDQFHTEHVMQKKTKKTIEKIRYALGFSSPSLGFRVVGTLFGSRRGHVYFAVQDDPTRLPAVLIQLPTPTSILVKEMASGLVRIALETAAFKTDSKKLLEESSWRTYCNGKKCGYSARKECGEAEWRVLKAVGPITMGAGVLPAAATAGEEGNEAVGSEKGELMYMRAQFERVTGSRDSEAFYMMNPDGSSGGPELSVYFLRV; encoded by the coding sequence ATGAAGTCAATCTTATCCAGCACTTCTCTCgactcttccttctctctctctaaacgtTACTTCaactggaagaagaagaaggttcaagaagaagacgaagaggaggaagaagaagacgatcaCAACAACGAAGAAAAGATCTTGACACGTTTCAACTTTTCCTCCGACCCGACACAACCAGATCAGTTCCATACTGAACACGTGATGCAAAAGAAGACGAAAAAGACAATAGAGAAGATCCGTTACGCACTCGGTTTCTCTAGTCCGAGTCTAGGTTTCCGGGTCGTGGGTACGTTATTCGGAAGCCGTCGTGGACATGTGTACTTCGCCGTACAGGATGACCCGACCCGTTTACCAGCTGTTTTAATCCAGTTACCGACTCCGACAAGCATACTCGTCAAGGAAATGGCTTCAGGGCTCGTGAGGATTGCGCTAGAAACGGCAGCGTTTAAGACGGACTCGAAGAAGCTTCTTGAAGAGTCTTCGTGGAGAACGTACTGTAACGGCAAAAAGTGCGGTTATTCGGCGAGGAAAGAGTGTGGAGAGGCGGAGTGGAGAGTGTTGAAGGCGGTGGGGCCTATTACGATGGGTGCCGGAGTCTTACCTGCGGCGGCAACGGCGGGGGAAGAAGGGAATGAAGCGGTGGGGTCCGAGAAAGGTGAGCTCATGTATATGAGAGCCCAGTTCGAGCGGGTTACCGGGTCGAGAGACTCGGAGGCCTTTTACATGATGAATCCTGATGGGTCAAGTGGTGGGCCTGAGCTTAGTGTGTATTTTCTAAGGGTTTaa
- the LOC106431283 gene encoding protein IDA-LIKE 1-like encodes MYLPPFSKHCMNLAHKTLFMTVYFVLILLVFSSCNAAARIGPIKVSEMEIVHTRSRSSRHEFTDGFRFKGRVFHILSKRGLVPPSGPSKRHNSVVNDLKH; translated from the coding sequence ATGTATCTTCCTCCTTTCTCCAAACATTGTATGAATCTTGCTCATAAAACCTTATTTATGACTGTTTATTTCGTCTTGATCCTCTTAGTTTTTAGTTCTTGCAACGCCGCGGCGAGGATAGGACCAATTAAGGTTTCTGAAATGGAAATAGTTCACACAAGATCAAGATCGTCAAGACATGAGTTCACTGATGGTTTTAGATTCAAAGGTCGTGTGTTCCATATTTTGTCTAAACGGGGACTTGTACCACCTTCAGGACCTTCCAAAAGGCATAATTCTGTGGTGAATGATCTCAAACACTAA
- the LOC125582460 gene encoding vegetative cell wall protein gp1-like — protein sequence MLNCWNVPVLDSGKKPPEFAVGEPPPSPFPPDPPDPSSLLSPVNFPPLSSQPSTAPKRSQRKGPVSSPASAVNPTLSASTTMKESGSVSFNGSVDPLMSAKTGFPQRSETLPETLTETVKPSPVHVPSTASLIHTDIQTSPNTDPPFTTLPPKHTSPISTNQASSSSPAILQTPSLPPSRPFQVPQRSAAPSLVEKLRAAEDKSLKRLAPVSFSPTGRPRVIIPDSVFEKGAELHKDFIICYYNGKAPPFNQIQSVFNHLWGKGKRLEIHNNPLNRTTIVRIQSEYLRQKILEKCVWYVGDTMFHTAQWSSVQSLTAPPIKAIRIWAHLTGVPLDLRHLEGLSWVAGLVCDPKETDDFTKNMVSLTLSHVKVEVDLTQPLPSVVKFQRQSGEVVEVAVNYP from the coding sequence ATGCTCAACTGTTGGAATGTTCCTGTTCTCGATTCCGGCAAGAAACCACCGGAGTTTGCCGTTGGCGAACCTCCCCCCTCCCCTTTTCCACCCGATCCGCCTGACCCCTCTTCCCTTCTCTCCCCTGTAAACTTTCCTCCCTTATCTTCTCAGCCATCAACTGCTCCTAAGCGTTCTCAACGTAAAGGTCCTGTCTCCTCTCCTGCCTCAGCTGTAAATCCTACTCTGAGTGCTTCAACTACCATGAAAGAGTCTGGTTCTGTCTCTTTCAATGGATCTGTAGACCCTCTAATGTCTGCAAAAACTGGTTTTCCCCAAAGATCTGAAACCTTACCTGAAACCCTAACTGAAACAGTAAAACCCTCCCCTGTTCATGTACCCTCTACTGCCTCCCTTATTCATACTGATATCCAAACTAGCCCAAATACTGATCCACCATTCACTACTCTACCACCAAAACACACCTCCCCTATCTCCACAAATcaagcctcctcctcctctcctgCAATTCTCCAAACTCCTTCCCTTCCCCCCTCTAGGCCCTTTCAGGTACCTCAGCGTAGTGCTGCTCCTTCCCTGGTAGAGAAACTTAGAGCTGCAGAAGATAAGTCACTTAAGAGGCTTGCACCTGTCTCTTTTTCTCCAACAGGTCGACCTCGGGTGATTATCCCTGATTCTGTATTTGAAAAAGGAGCTGAACTCCACAAAGATTTTATCATTTGTTATTATAATGGTAAAGCTCCACCTTTTAACCAAATACAGAGTGTCTTCAACCACCTGTGGGGCAAAGGAAAAAGGCTTGAGATTCACAATAACCCACTCAACCGAACTACCATAGTCAGGATCCAAAGCGAGTACCTGAGGCAAAAGATTCTTGAGAAATGTGTTTGGTATGTGGGTGACACCATGTTTCATACTGCTCAATGGTCATCAGTTCAATCTCTCACTGCTCCTCCAATTAAAGCCATAAGGATATGGGCGCACCTAACAGGCGTACCCCTCGATCTCAGGCATCTAGAAGGTCTGAGTTGGGTCGCTGGACTTGTTTGTGATCCAAAAGAAACCGATGACTTCACCAAAAACATGGTCAGCTTAACACTCTCCCATGTGAAGGTGGAAGTTGATCTAACTCAACCCCTGCCATCTGTAGTGAAATTCCAACGGCAAAGTGGCGAGGTAGTGGAAGTTGCAGTGAATTATCCCTGA